A genomic region of Mesobacillus jeotgali contains the following coding sequences:
- the tagU gene encoding polyisoprenyl-teichoic acid--peptidoglycan teichoic acid transferase TagU, whose amino-acid sequence MRAEKHTGKKKRTWLRVIGVIFLLLILGVGAYVYSVYSSLTKAVDTMHQPIKRDKSEKRLEDITLDKKEPFSVLMLGVDEREGDRGRSDTMIVLTVNPEEKSTKMLSIPRDTRTEIIGKGYDDKINHAYAFGGVEMSMDTVENFLDIPIDYYMQINMESFQDIVDAVGGVTVNNTLDFKEGGVHFPKGELVLDGEKALLYSRMRYQDPRGDFGRQTRQRQIIQGVINKGASFSSLTKFDDIFAALGKNVKTNMTFDEMVDIQKNYKEAGKDIEQMEIKGSGTKIDKIYYLMVPESEKQRVQDELKSHLKLK is encoded by the coding sequence ATGAGAGCTGAAAAACATACAGGAAAGAAGAAACGTACATGGCTCCGTGTCATTGGAGTCATTTTTCTTTTATTGATTTTAGGTGTCGGAGCTTATGTATATAGTGTCTATTCCTCACTAACTAAAGCAGTAGATACTATGCATCAGCCGATTAAGCGAGATAAGTCAGAAAAAAGGCTTGAAGACATTACGCTGGATAAGAAAGAGCCTTTTTCAGTATTGATGCTTGGCGTCGATGAGCGTGAAGGTGACCGTGGAAGATCAGATACGATGATTGTCTTAACCGTAAATCCTGAAGAGAAATCAACGAAAATGCTGAGTATTCCTCGTGATACAAGAACCGAGATCATCGGAAAAGGATATGACGACAAAATCAATCATGCGTACGCATTTGGCGGCGTTGAGATGTCAATGGATACTGTCGAAAACTTCCTGGATATCCCGATTGATTATTATATGCAAATCAATATGGAAAGCTTTCAAGACATTGTCGATGCAGTCGGAGGAGTTACCGTTAATAACACGCTTGATTTCAAAGAAGGAGGAGTTCATTTTCCAAAGGGTGAACTTGTCCTCGATGGTGAAAAAGCCTTGTTATATTCAAGGATGCGTTACCAGGATCCAAGGGGCGACTTCGGACGGCAAACAAGACAAAGACAAATCATTCAGGGTGTAATCAACAAAGGCGCAAGCTTCTCTTCCTTAACAAAATTCGATGACATATTCGCGGCTCTTGGAAAAAATGTAAAAACAAACATGACCTTCGATGAGATGGTTGATATCCAAAAGAACTATAAAGAAGCCGGCAAGGACATTGAACAAATGGAAATAAAGGGGTCTGGAACAAAAATAGACAAAATCTATTATTTAATGGTTCCTGAGAGTGAAAAACAAAGAGTTCAAGATGAACTAAAAAGCCATTTGAAACTTAAATAG
- a CDS encoding HNH endonuclease, translated as MTHIMISKKERLLDREEYLRTFDLDNPDFDYDDYQNIGTKFWDYESGWSSKDNEEEYPHFGLQERFVHKVSDNATTFSNQVKDSSILDSVRDRNISNELKARYSHRCQVCDRETKVNPEQYLVHTHHLHSFADNGPDEKDNMIVVCVICHTYLDYGSMYIEPDTYIIHHFETDNKLNGKKLRVKHYINREHLLYQKRKYIG; from the coding sequence ATGACACACATAATGATAAGCAAAAAGGAGCGCCTTCTTGATAGAGAGGAATACTTAAGAACATTCGATCTTGACAATCCAGATTTTGATTATGATGATTACCAAAATATAGGTACAAAATTTTGGGATTATGAATCTGGGTGGAGTTCGAAAGATAATGAAGAAGAATATCCCCATTTTGGATTACAAGAAAGGTTTGTGCATAAGGTTAGTGATAATGCTACGACGTTTAGTAATCAGGTAAAAGATTCAAGCATATTAGACAGTGTACGTGATCGCAATATCAGTAATGAACTAAAAGCCCGGTACAGCCATCGCTGTCAAGTGTGCGACAGAGAAACCAAGGTCAACCCAGAGCAATACTTGGTCCACACCCATCATCTCCACTCTTTTGCTGATAATGGACCAGATGAAAAAGATAATATGATTGTCGTCTGTGTTATCTGTCATACCTATTTAGACTACGGCAGCATGTATATAGAACCTGATACCTATATCATTCACCATTTTGAAACGGACAATAAATTAAATGGCAAGAAATTACGTGTTAAACATTACATTAACAGAGAGCATTTATTGTATCAAAAAAGGAAGTATATCGGATAG
- a CDS encoding toll/interleukin-1 receptor domain-containing protein, protein MNLIKSVERVEAGIFLSEPASSDETSFVYRNLKKEYRLVENGEKLSKAEVRVKGYTTRYSINRNALTYRYSNVFRSKEQIDAINVAIQFSIVVENPVLIVDYQTTNIKLYLDNIVSLYLKAILRDYRIQDIMDFQQSVNQLEHNTSLVRDLSSRGIKMKNFHAMVTIEEKGNNKKPIESKETPLGRDEQAIVNKILGTIEYPSHKQFDVFISYSDKDRNSVFAICNKLEAKGIRCWVAYRDIPGGKKWSSAIVEAIKMSRVFLLVFSSNSNNSDEVEKEIGLGWKYCEAIIPFRIENIVPSDSMEYHLNNVHWIDALTEPREKEVEALSERILKTLPDRKKEIEEATPRKRNNNELQFQMESLEKENSGKEHEVYISYSSEDSAIAQSISLYLENNQIKCWKSPDDMGVGEVNKSAIENSNVFIVLISNHSIHSEHVKNEIQLAVNKNLSLLPVRLEEVTLPEEIKFYLHHFQLFNALDETNNVYEQLVKGVKNLVSSNSK, encoded by the coding sequence ATGAATTTAATTAAGAGTGTTGAACGTGTAGAAGCAGGAATTTTCTTGAGTGAGCCTGCTTCATCTGATGAAACTTCCTTTGTTTATAGAAATTTAAAGAAAGAATATAGATTAGTAGAAAATGGTGAGAAACTATCAAAAGCGGAGGTTAGAGTAAAAGGATATACCACTCGCTATTCTATTAATCGAAATGCTTTAACATACCGATACAGCAATGTTTTTCGTTCAAAGGAACAGATTGATGCTATTAATGTTGCGATACAATTCTCAATTGTTGTCGAGAATCCGGTCTTAATAGTTGATTATCAAACCACAAATATAAAGCTATATTTAGATAATATTGTGTCGCTTTATTTAAAGGCAATTCTTCGAGATTATAGAATCCAGGACATAATGGATTTTCAGCAATCTGTAAATCAACTTGAACACAATACAAGCTTAGTTAGAGATTTATCCTCCCGTGGTATTAAAATGAAAAATTTTCATGCAATGGTAACTATTGAAGAAAAAGGAAATAATAAAAAGCCAATCGAATCTAAAGAGACACCTTTGGGAAGGGATGAACAAGCAATCGTTAATAAAATATTGGGAACGATTGAATATCCTTCACATAAACAGTTTGATGTCTTTATTAGTTATTCAGATAAAGACAGGAATAGCGTTTTTGCTATTTGTAATAAACTAGAAGCTAAAGGGATTAGATGCTGGGTTGCATATCGAGACATACCTGGAGGGAAAAAATGGAGTAGTGCAATCGTAGAAGCGATAAAAATGAGTAGAGTGTTCCTTCTTGTCTTTTCAAGTAACTCAAATAATTCTGATGAGGTGGAAAAGGAAATTGGTTTAGGTTGGAAGTATTGCGAGGCAATTATCCCGTTTCGTATAGAAAATATAGTACCATCAGATTCTATGGAATATCATTTAAATAATGTTCATTGGATTGATGCGTTAACAGAACCAAGAGAAAAAGAAGTTGAAGCACTATCTGAACGGATTCTTAAAACGTTACCCGATAGAAAAAAAGAGATAGAAGAAGCTACTCCTAGAAAAAGGAATAATAATGAATTGCAATTCCAAATGGAGAGTTTAGAAAAAGAAAACAGTGGAAAAGAACATGAAGTTTATATTAGTTACTCTTCAGAAGATTCTGCGATTGCACAGTCGATTAGCTTGTACCTAGAAAATAACCAGATCAAATGCTGGAAGAGTCCTGATGATATGGGAGTTGGAGAAGTAAATAAAAGTGCAATAGAGAACTCAAATGTTTTCATTGTATTGATTTCTAATCATTCAATTCACTCGGAACATGTAAAAAATGAAATTCAATTAGCAGTTAATAAAAATTTATCACTCCTTCCAGTACGATTAGAAGAAGTTACACTTCCGGAAGAAATAAAATTTTATCTACACCATTTCCAGCTTTTTAATGCTTTAGATGAGACAAATAATGTATACGAACAACTAGTTAAGGGAGTGAAAAATTTAGTAAGCAGTAATTCCAAGTAA
- a CDS encoding NAD-binding protein: MKYHILAAIIFTLFGSIGIFYQWFNDPGYVLVLIAVSWVTTFFYVHFRLKKYIVPGFLILFTLASGIYGFCQHSHDLYKHSFLNSVYSTIRLFFLDVDSVFNDAANKYTEIPLPIELARWTAAFSTITTIGLFLLKYFGLSLKGELYSIFGGHIIVVGYNEKSSILIKNLRAAKQRVSVVADNFSDEDKKELFKLGVPIYIDESKDMADLLIKSGVKKAKHVILFHEDDFINLENYISIQNEVNPASQLQVSLHLEHPKSLQVYERMLKEEKDKIKSYSFSTYQLIAEKMLMENPLFLGYENQLRKPDGEPLHLLFIGFGKRNQRIAFQALNLCHFMTKNKIKFTIFDREIEKVKKEWGFLAKNADELADIKFEGIDLVNHDITKELAKIDAPITHVFLSLHDDFLDIIEGLELIEPLPDVPVFIKMKDNHKVSNWLDINEKEYKVVKRYASQEEVLNIDYVLNKTLIDQAKKAHDNYQKQRVKQNIEPDKNWDQLSSFKQESNRYQMLHNDTKLMLLGLKKSPKDETVHSCKPLSLEKFEKHIEPYKEALAEIEHKRWNAFHFLRGWNTASQDTQLSKVELENLKLHKSLVPWEELSEPTKDYDRDTIKYLLLYYKSQSDLVTEDGK, from the coding sequence ATGAAGTACCATATTTTAGCTGCTATTATTTTTACTTTATTCGGATCCATTGGAATATTTTATCAATGGTTTAATGATCCAGGTTATGTGTTAGTTTTAATTGCGGTTTCCTGGGTTACAACGTTTTTTTATGTCCACTTCCGTTTGAAGAAGTACATTGTTCCTGGATTCCTCATTTTATTCACTTTAGCTTCAGGGATTTATGGTTTTTGCCAACATTCTCATGACTTGTATAAGCATTCTTTTTTGAACTCCGTTTATTCAACGATAAGATTATTTTTTCTAGATGTAGATAGTGTTTTCAATGACGCTGCGAACAAGTATACTGAGATCCCTCTTCCGATTGAACTTGCACGCTGGACGGCTGCTTTTTCTACAATCACTACTATCGGATTATTTTTGCTAAAATACTTTGGTTTATCTTTAAAGGGTGAATTATACAGCATTTTTGGCGGGCATATTATCGTCGTTGGCTATAATGAGAAATCATCCATTCTAATTAAAAATCTAAGAGCAGCAAAACAGCGCGTTTCTGTGGTTGCTGATAATTTTTCAGATGAAGACAAAAAGGAGCTATTTAAGCTTGGAGTACCGATCTATATAGACGAGTCTAAAGATATGGCAGACCTGCTAATTAAAAGTGGGGTTAAAAAGGCGAAACATGTAATTTTATTCCACGAGGACGATTTCATCAATCTGGAAAACTATATTTCTATTCAAAATGAAGTAAATCCTGCTAGTCAATTGCAGGTATCCTTACACTTAGAACATCCGAAATCACTGCAAGTCTACGAGCGAATGCTCAAGGAAGAAAAAGACAAAATTAAATCATACTCTTTTTCAACCTACCAACTGATTGCTGAAAAAATGTTGATGGAAAACCCTTTATTTTTGGGATATGAAAATCAGCTCCGGAAACCTGATGGGGAACCGCTGCATCTCCTGTTCATCGGATTTGGGAAAAGAAATCAGCGAATTGCTTTCCAAGCATTGAATCTGTGCCATTTCATGACGAAAAACAAAATTAAATTCACAATTTTTGACCGGGAAATTGAAAAGGTAAAGAAAGAGTGGGGGTTTTTAGCTAAAAACGCAGATGAGCTTGCAGATATAAAATTTGAAGGGATCGACCTTGTAAACCATGATATTACCAAAGAGCTGGCTAAAATAGATGCTCCTATAACCCATGTCTTTCTCTCCCTGCATGACGATTTTCTTGATATCATCGAAGGATTGGAGCTGATTGAACCCCTTCCTGATGTACCTGTTTTCATTAAAATGAAGGATAATCACAAGGTGAGCAACTGGCTTGATATTAATGAAAAGGAGTATAAAGTGGTTAAGCGTTATGCTAGCCAGGAAGAAGTCCTCAACATTGATTATGTTTTAAATAAAACGCTGATAGACCAGGCCAAGAAGGCCCATGATAATTATCAGAAACAAAGGGTAAAACAAAATATTGAACCAGATAAAAACTGGGATCAACTCTCCAGCTTCAAACAAGAATCAAACCGTTATCAAATGTTACACAACGATACTAAGTTAATGTTGCTGGGTCTTAAAAAATCACCTAAAGATGAGACAGTTCATTCATGTAAACCTCTATCCCTGGAGAAATTCGAGAAGCATATCGAACCATATAAGGAAGCATTGGCTGAAATAGAGCATAAGCGATGGAATGCCTTTCACTTCCTGAGAGGCTGGAACACTGCTTCACAGGATACACAATTGTCAAAAGTTGAGCTGGAAAATTTGAAACTTCATAAAAGCCTTGTTCCATGGGAGGAACTTAGCGAGCCTACAAAGGATTATGACAGGGATACAATAAAATATCTGCTCCTTTATTACAAATCCCAATCTGATTTAGTTACAGAAGATGGTAAATAA
- a CDS encoding RyR domain-containing protein: MTYKPNPLKTASIVLPEEIESLQEQLAENIHEIWAQQRIQQGWKYGPERNDQKKEHPNLVPYNQLSEEDKDYDRNTAMETLKTIILLGYSIEKS; the protein is encoded by the coding sequence TTGACCTACAAACCAAACCCATTGAAAACAGCCAGCATTGTGTTGCCGGAAGAAATAGAATCCCTGCAGGAACAGCTCGCCGAGAATATCCACGAAATTTGGGCCCAGCAGCGGATTCAGCAAGGCTGGAAGTACGGTCCTGAGCGGAATGACCAGAAAAAAGAACATCCTAATCTCGTTCCATACAACCAGTTATCTGAAGAAGATAAAGACTATGACCGTAATACCGCCATGGAAACCTTAAAAACGATAATTTTGCTGGGGTATTCAATCGAGAAGAGTTGA
- a CDS encoding SH3 domain-containing protein has protein sequence MEHIAAIWMMLPIWGRGAVLLLVLLLILRPLMLKSVPKLLKGLIIILEKMVYFVFYTFISLLGFYVSALVKKGRKNFQGINKVETNMQNIITNLKSMPSKVTFTTGKGSKSFRYYKMISLAVAGLIAFTIFYWPQTTLSQKWDSIDLWMIEEKMKQPRIHYKVALENMKTKLSEEEKESITASAEAQADPIRMKLIKEKTGGAVRKDPVKSLSTKNVITQIGPGEEVIFLKEQQKLGNITWYKIKTANGKIGWISSNILEEVK, from the coding sequence ATGGAACATATTGCTGCTATTTGGATGATGCTTCCCATTTGGGGTAGAGGTGCTGTCCTTCTCCTCGTGCTACTTTTAATTTTAAGACCACTTATGTTAAAAAGTGTTCCCAAGCTGCTAAAGGGTTTAATCATTATACTTGAAAAAATGGTCTATTTCGTTTTTTATACTTTCATTAGCTTACTCGGCTTCTATGTATCGGCACTAGTTAAAAAAGGACGTAAGAACTTTCAAGGCATTAATAAGGTTGAAACAAACATGCAAAACATCATTACCAATCTTAAATCAATGCCTAGTAAAGTTACATTTACAACAGGAAAGGGATCAAAGTCATTTAGATATTATAAAATGATTTCGCTTGCGGTTGCTGGCCTTATAGCCTTTACAATCTTTTACTGGCCACAAACAACACTTTCCCAAAAGTGGGATAGTATCGACCTTTGGATGATTGAAGAAAAGATGAAACAGCCGCGTATACATTATAAAGTTGCCCTAGAGAACATGAAAACTAAATTATCGGAAGAAGAAAAAGAATCTATTACAGCTTCTGCAGAAGCACAAGCAGATCCTATACGAATGAAATTGATAAAAGAAAAAACGGGAGGGGCTGTCAGAAAAGACCCAGTCAAATCCCTCTCAACGAAAAACGTTATTACACAAATTGGACCTGGAGAGGAAGTCATTTTCCTGAAAGAACAACAAAAGCTAGGAAACATTACTTGGTATAAAATAAAGACGGCAAATGGTAAAATCGGTTGGATATCTAGTAACATATTAGAAGAAGTAAAATAA
- a CDS encoding toll/interleukin-1 receptor domain-containing protein gives MGNNRKAVFLSHSSQNYEQVKQIADFLEQDYNIQCWYAPRNIQKGDQYYVRIIEDLANKVSMVVVFITEEVGNSKFVPKEIDRAFFYNKPVVPIILNGAQIPKNLELLLCDHQWIDYEKEGISKLVEAVEEMYQGAERDDFDASSQLIINEPVIIANQKEVHLFKIHPFNLHKTAQVFVPFPKMNEAIKTLETEQTLVLYHPQNTGKYTAAIACLQKLGMKEIYEWSSDISMVEIYQHPLKSQTGLILEVEEGSFFENFPTHGFEQFIAKLKDKNCYMIFISKTEPTLSCFATSKVKVDPPEDVKQLVLNYLNYQVDDETIYNKIVDWLHTDEADGVLPSVCYPQDIKVILHKIKLYIQGDLDVTQFSRSLNENVQQRVKSWFQEHRKTRDIAFYLTLGMFEGQSFLFLQEKAQELSSMLYRELPGEEEEDLIIRIPQEQFLQNFEAITKQEWHHDDLGSDLKEVVYFSFPEDAKFIWEYVWKQMHYLKKPLVQWIMSLIKEGILTSKKKNPILLHLLNINFSELRKEVLQPLAKSEHVKDRLFVVHLLEELYKEEQMQQKVFQLTKTWAAQSNNEKLQWTGITLLGGEIGLKHFPKSLELLEPVIRTGRRSLFFPLQTTIQNISQIIYWGGKYEHLYFQFWNKLFIHTDEKRLEYVLRFAQGIYLTVPKLFFHTASRYENFWFQYFNALYRKPTQNLLIEKLAKTAMGKPDKEEVISNLLHLLMKKGFPDSKSRIQLYIEDGMQKIDSPIFLNEFLAKE, from the coding sequence ATGGGAAACAATCGGAAGGCTGTATTTTTAAGTCATTCCTCGCAAAACTATGAGCAAGTGAAACAGATAGCTGACTTCTTAGAGCAGGATTATAATATACAATGCTGGTATGCACCGAGAAATATTCAAAAAGGAGATCAATACTATGTAAGAATTATTGAAGACCTTGCGAATAAGGTTTCAATGGTAGTGGTGTTTATAACAGAGGAAGTGGGCAATTCTAAATTTGTACCAAAAGAAATAGATCGAGCCTTTTTCTATAATAAGCCAGTCGTACCAATCATCTTGAATGGCGCACAAATCCCCAAAAATTTAGAACTTCTTTTATGTGATCATCAATGGATTGACTACGAAAAAGAAGGCATAAGTAAGCTAGTAGAGGCTGTAGAGGAAATGTATCAAGGTGCTGAAAGAGACGACTTCGATGCTTCTTCTCAACTTATCATCAACGAACCCGTAATTATAGCCAATCAAAAGGAAGTTCACTTATTTAAGATTCATCCTTTTAATTTACATAAGACAGCACAGGTCTTTGTTCCTTTTCCCAAAATGAACGAAGCCATTAAAACGTTGGAAACCGAACAAACGCTAGTTCTCTATCATCCTCAAAATACAGGGAAATATACGGCAGCAATAGCTTGTTTACAAAAGCTTGGAATGAAAGAAATTTACGAGTGGTCAAGTGATATTTCAATGGTAGAGATATATCAACATCCTCTCAAAAGTCAAACTGGACTTATCTTGGAAGTAGAGGAGGGCTCTTTCTTTGAGAACTTCCCAACCCATGGATTTGAACAGTTTATAGCGAAACTAAAAGATAAAAATTGTTACATGATTTTTATATCCAAAACTGAGCCGACTCTCTCATGCTTTGCTACTTCCAAAGTTAAGGTTGATCCCCCGGAGGATGTAAAGCAACTGGTCCTAAACTATTTAAACTATCAAGTAGATGATGAGACTATTTATAACAAAATTGTTGACTGGTTACATACTGATGAGGCTGATGGGGTACTGCCATCTGTATGCTATCCACAGGATATCAAGGTCATTTTACATAAAATAAAGCTTTACATTCAAGGAGACTTGGATGTTACACAGTTTTCAAGATCACTAAATGAAAATGTGCAGCAGCGCGTGAAAAGCTGGTTTCAGGAACACCGAAAAACAAGAGATATTGCCTTTTATTTAACATTAGGAATGTTTGAAGGACAGTCTTTCCTATTTTTACAAGAGAAAGCACAGGAACTATCTTCAATGCTCTACAGGGAATTACCAGGTGAAGAGGAAGAAGACCTTATCATTCGCATTCCTCAGGAGCAATTTTTACAAAACTTTGAAGCAATTACCAAGCAAGAATGGCATCATGATGACCTTGGGTCTGACTTAAAAGAAGTGGTCTACTTCTCATTTCCTGAGGATGCAAAATTTATTTGGGAATATGTATGGAAGCAAATGCATTATCTTAAAAAACCGCTCGTTCAATGGATAATGTCTTTAATAAAGGAAGGTATCCTTACAAGTAAAAAGAAAAATCCCATTCTATTACATCTCCTAAACATAAATTTCTCAGAGCTTAGAAAGGAAGTCTTACAACCTCTTGCGAAGTCTGAACATGTTAAAGATAGGTTGTTTGTTGTTCATTTGCTAGAAGAATTATATAAGGAAGAACAAATGCAACAAAAAGTCTTTCAATTAACGAAAACTTGGGCCGCTCAATCCAATAACGAAAAACTCCAATGGACTGGGATTACTTTGCTTGGTGGGGAAATTGGCCTAAAGCACTTTCCTAAAAGTTTAGAGCTATTGGAGCCAGTCATACGAACTGGAAGGCGATCATTGTTTTTCCCTTTACAGACCACGATTCAAAACATTAGCCAGATTATATACTGGGGGGGGAAATACGAGCATTTATATTTTCAATTTTGGAATAAGTTGTTTATACACACAGATGAGAAACGACTTGAATATGTCCTTAGGTTTGCACAAGGAATCTACTTGACGGTTCCAAAGCTATTTTTCCACACAGCCTCAAGGTACGAGAACTTTTGGTTTCAATATTTTAACGCTCTTTACCGAAAGCCGACTCAAAACCTTTTAATCGAAAAATTAGCAAAAACTGCAATGGGGAAGCCTGACAAAGAAGAGGTTATTTCAAATCTACTTCATTTGTTAATGAAAAAGGGATTTCCGGACAGTAAAAGCAGAATTCAGTTATATATTGAAGATGGGATGCAAAAAATCGATAGCCCAATTTTCCTAAATGAATTTTTAGCAAAGGAGTAG
- a CDS encoding cell wall-binding repeat-containing protein, with protein MKKFYPATKGVIISTGFNFPDALSGGPLAGKLGQPIILVNPTSASKDVLGYVDASGAEDVTILGGTSAVKDRVRDEISSVINQEPQQESAKTLNIYDLFQMRTASDITPEQRLKAHEDSMALYENKYYILQLNREFDKYIQGTFSWDYRNKDNRSNFLAFRATKYWYDNSSLTTDKLYGVMHQKVKEHQLIITPSFNYNIEDIFIHPTRGGYVVSQILSLKYTSANGSRIAGWEPDTWYSVRYEVEFNYPGTRPTWPLWNYGDYGWLAAGWDYRIGTFK; from the coding sequence ATAAAGAAGTTTTATCCTGCAACCAAAGGAGTAATCATATCTACAGGGTTTAACTTTCCTGATGCACTGTCAGGAGGACCGCTTGCGGGAAAACTTGGGCAACCTATCATCCTGGTCAACCCTACTAGTGCCTCAAAAGATGTACTGGGATATGTTGACGCAAGCGGAGCGGAAGATGTGACGATTCTTGGCGGGACCAGTGCCGTTAAGGATAGAGTCAGGGACGAAATTTCATCTGTTATTAATCAAGAACCACAGCAGGAATCTGCAAAGACTTTGAATATCTATGATCTATTCCAAATGCGCACAGCTAGTGACATAACCCCGGAACAACGTTTAAAAGCTCATGAGGACTCAATGGCACTTTATGAGAACAAATATTATATTTTGCAATTAAACAGAGAGTTCGATAAGTATATCCAGGGAACATTTAGCTGGGATTACAGGAACAAAGATAACAGAAGCAACTTCCTGGCTTTCAGGGCGACAAAATATTGGTACGATAATTCCTCTTTAACTACTGATAAGCTTTATGGCGTAATGCACCAAAAGGTTAAAGAACATCAATTAATCATTACCCCTTCATTCAACTATAATATTGAGGATATTTTCATCCATCCAACACGCGGAGGATATGTCGTAAGCCAAATATTAAGTTTAAAGTATACTAGCGCCAATGGTTCTAGAATTGCTGGTTGGGAACCTGACACATGGTATAGCGTCCGATATGAAGTAGAGTTTAATTATCCCGGCACCAGACCTACTTGGCCATTGTGGAACTACGGAGATTATGGCTGGTTGGCTGCAGGATGGGATTATCGAATTGGGACTTTTAAATAG
- a CDS encoding ATP-binding protein, with protein sequence MNPCPCGYLVSDSHYCTCSEKQTKAYKNRVSGLILDRIDILLFL encoded by the coding sequence ATGAACCCCTGCCCTTGCGGATACCTCGTTTCAGACAGCCATTATTGTACATGTTCGGAAAAACAGACCAAAGCATACAAGAATCGAGTATCAGGTCTAATCTTGGACAGAATTGATATTCTACTTTTCTTATAA
- a CDS encoding REP-associated tyrosine transposase, which yields MVRKVRMKSASGIYHVMFRGVNRQDIFHDDEDRRRFLEVLKKYKKKMELKVYAWCLMSNHIHVLLKEGEESISSTMKRIGVSYAVYYNWKYRTSGHVFQNRFNSETVENDAYFLTVVRYIHQNPVKGGMVAEVDEWRWSSCAAHYGEYCFPGELLERSKVFRMFSDDFSISRERFREFNERTNRDECLEERPYRHRRLPDEEARFEIKRILGMREIAQVKSLPKFERDMVLREIKGNDGLTQRQAARILGIPPSLVFKV from the coding sequence ATGGTTCGTAAAGTTAGGATGAAAAGTGCTAGTGGTATTTATCATGTCATGTTTCGGGGAGTGAACCGTCAGGATATTTTTCATGATGATGAGGACCGCAGGCGGTTTCTTGAGGTTTTAAAGAAATATAAGAAAAAGATGGAGTTGAAGGTGTATGCTTGGTGTTTAATGTCCAACCATATCCATGTTTTATTAAAAGAGGGGGAGGAGAGCATCAGCTCTACGATGAAGCGGATCGGTGTGAGCTATGCGGTATATTATAACTGGAAATATCGGACCTCGGGCCATGTTTTCCAGAACAGGTTCAATAGTGAAACTGTTGAAAATGATGCGTACTTCCTCACTGTTGTCAGATACATCCACCAGAATCCTGTAAAAGGAGGGATGGTGGCAGAGGTGGATGAATGGCGATGGAGCAGTTGTGCCGCTCATTATGGGGAGTATTGTTTCCCGGGAGAGTTGCTTGAGCGCAGTAAGGTTTTCCGAATGTTTTCGGATGACTTCTCCATTTCGCGGGAGAGGTTCAGGGAATTCAATGAGAGGACGAACCGGGATGAGTGTCTTGAGGAACGACCGTACAGACACAGGAGGCTGCCGGATGAGGAGGCCAGGTTTGAGATTAAGAGAATCCTCGGTATGAGGGAAATTGCTCAGGTGAAGAGCCTTCCTAAATTTGAGCGTGACATGGTCCTGAGGGAAATCAAGGGCAATGATGGTTTGACCCAGCGCCAGGCTGCAAGGATCTTAGGAATCCCGCCCAGTTTGGTATTTAAAGTTTAG